The genomic stretch CGTGAATCAGGCGCCTTAAAAATCGGACTCGACAATATAGGCACGCGGCGTGACTTAACGGATCTGATCATATCAGCTTGCTCAGACGCTGTTACATTAGAGTGAATAATCCCAATTCCACCGAGCGCCGCCATCGCTGAAGCCATGTAGGCCTCAGTGACGGTATCCATGGGAGAGGAAACCCATGGTATAGAGAGGGGGACATTGCGGGAGAGTTTAGTTGAGAGGTTAACGGCGTCGGTTGGGAAGTCGATGTAGTGAGGGAGGAAAATGACATCGTCGTATGTGTAGGAGTAGCCTTGGTTGAAGAGTTTTTCGGCGGGGAAACCGTCTTCGAATTCTGTCGCCAtttagtggtggtggtggtggtggtggtggtggtggtgacggCGACGGTGGTTGTTGCGGAGAGGGGAAATACTGGAGGGTGGGGGCGTGGAATGAGATTGGTTTTGTTAGGTTTTAGATAGATAATGATGAATTGAAATATGGAGGGAAGGGAAACGGACAAAAGGAGAGAGATTGGGTGTCCTACGGTATATGGTAATTTGGGTGGTCCATTCATCATTGCTGTCCATTATGATTTTGTCCATCTAGCATTTACGTGAAAAACTGATGTGCACTTATGATTATCCAAGTATTGAAGAATCTATATTCTATActgattgattatttttgttctatACAAAACCTTGGCTAGAAAGTCAGCCCTTCGCAGAACACTCCTTAGCACAAAGAGCTCTGATATCTTgaaatgattgaatttttttatttaaaagagatATGTAGTGGATgaattctttcttctttttttccaccgTATGCAACTATTAATtgacatttaaaaattaagttcagttcattttcattaaaatttaattttttaatttttaattatttttttaatatttttaaattgttttcacattgatatcaaatctaattttaaaaaataaaaaatatattattttaatatatttttaaataaatataattttcaaaaataatatttataatattttcaaaacaacataaatGGAATGCGGTGACTTTGTTATTGATGGaaatttgcttctttttctaGGACGACAGCTCATTATCCTGCGACGACAGCATTAAGCTATGGAATGGAAGGCTAagagtattttaaaagtgtggttGTAGTTGTattttaaagggttttttatttagaaatatatttaaataatattttttatttttaaaaaaatatttttgatattataaaaatatcaaaaaattattaatttaaaataaaaaaataaaaatattatttaacagagAGAGTTAATTAACTCCTTTACAGTTTGGAGTTTGGACAAGTGTCGCGTTATTCCTTGCCAGAAACGTGACCGTTTTGCGTTCatcaaaaaacttatttacCCTGATCTCTATTGGAATTTGAATGTGGATTATAACGAGGGAAATAAATCCAGTTGCCACCGAGCCAAGTTTTAAATGTGCTGGAgcatttagagagagagagagagagagagaggtttaatggaagatttttcatttttttagaaaaacaattcttggaaatataaaattaaagagaggCATTTGttaactgaaaataaaaattatttattgaaaacgCATTTTTCTAATTCTccacgttttaaaaaaaaaatcagaaaccccaaaatatatatttttgtttttcgttTTTTCACTGTAAGTGAAGGCCCTTGGTTCACTTGATGTTTTTTGtagttatttcttttattattttgaatttaagtcGGGCTTTTCTATAATTAACACGCATGTGGACGACACCTGCTCCCTTCAGGCAGGCCATGCATAgttgtttattttctaaaagCCCGTTTGTTTGCGTAGTTGTTTCTGTGTTTGAAGCAACCACAACAAACAATCTGTTTAGTTATGTTAAAAACACAAGTGAATGTCGGTGGGCCCATGCAAATTCGTATTTTGCACGTGAATTTTAAGAAGTAGCTCCTAGCTACTTTTCGAATTTAATTTACGTGCACactgcaattcacttgcactgtgcaCGCCAACAATGCAATTTATTTGCATTGTTCACGCGAACAGTGCAAATGAATTGCACtgcttgcactgttcacgttaccaggtttttttgtatatatatttaaaaaaaaatagtttagagtaaATTAAAATTACTCACATTTTtatgtaaacaatattttttttctcgaaaaactagtgtagagtgaattaaattcatttgcactgtaatatcaaatcaattttattcctgataatattttatctaattttatataaattattatttattttatgaagtaatggcaatagttaaatccataacatttaaattaaaaaccatcagtattaatatatatttttaaaattattttataacctcaatttcaaaagcacttttaaccaaacatatcaaactactttttattcaaccacagttttaaccaaacatctattttttcaaaccaaccttaactaaaagtaatttttataaaacaacttttttcaaactacaatcacaacagctaccgcaataccacaCACACTCTAAAGACCCTAAACATCACATTCAGGGCAGAGTTTGAAACATCTGACAGTGATTTTTCCAACATCACCGCACCGTGCAGCAGTGGTTGAATCGGGTGCTAAGTTCTggtggatatttttttttcccttaccaATTAGTACAaatattatttctcttttttatataaatctttatcatcgttgtttttattattatttaaattatttttttattaatttatttttttaatttcattcattatcatttaacttatttttatttagattttaatttttatcttatttttttttatttgtttgtttttatcacgctctaattaaaatttatttttaatttcactcctcgatattatatatcaaattatttttgtactatattcaatctttattttattaattgtcatttctttttattgtatttttaaaaaatttcatctcctaatattttattaatttataactttgctttgttgtttttaatacttattttttatgatgttgttTATGAACTCGTAATCAGAGTAATTGGTTTTAAAAACTAGTATaggttggttttggtttttttttatatatatttttaaaattgatttttccatATTCATCCTTAAACATATGatttaccataaattattttttgtgcttttttttttaaatttcttttctacTTGATTGGCAGGTCAACCTAGACggacattaatttattttttcattcatttattttattttattttattctcaattttaccattgaatattatattattttttttataattaagcttaatgattttattcaatttgcttttgatGATATTACCTTAATATCATGACTAGCTCATGGATTTTACATTCTAAACCAGGTgggttttgtttatatatatatatttttttttgctgtcaATTTGTTTATCCATTCATCTATTatcattgcatttttttatttgtattatttaaactAGACAAGCTTATTAAACTCAGTTTAGTTAATAActaaaatttcatatttttttagtgtcttTTCAAATGCCTGTATAGacctgaattttattttgtatatttaaaaaaataatcagccTATAGTGTAGTGTGGTCTTCTTTGTCTATCTAGAgcttgtttgatattataataatagttggtttttaaaatattttttatttttaaatataaaaataatattttatttttatttttaaaattataaaatatcaacgcacttcaaaaacatgaaaacatgaTTCTCATGTAAAACAAAAGAGGATGCTAGTATAAACTATTAAAGCCGGTCACGTAAAGCGAGACAGCCAGCAACTTACGCAACACGGCAATAGTGCGTTCTGACCAGGAGCGCTCTCTAATGTCGTTTTGATTCTGTTATTGTCCACAAGGTAATTGTTAATTAATGGGTGTCCACGCAGTTTAATTGACCCGGAAACTGATTTTGACAAGTctttgatcattaatttcaaaacagggattctaattaaaaaaaaaaaaactatagccAGGAGAAAAAACTGAAACTCCATTAACACTTCTCCgctgaaaaaactaaaaaaattagtttttcaacttttataatgatttttttttttttacttggataTGTTCacacattttttaaaagaactagACTAATTTTATTCGAGGTTTATGGCTGTCCcttctaataaatatatttttttaaaatcaaatctgtatttttatttttataaagatataACAATACCTAGCTGCTAGATAAATaatttactattaattttaataataaatttgaagaagaCATCTAAGATACTCTTTACCTTTATATGCAGGTGCCCACTACTTTCCagataaaaaagtataaataaaacgcatatatatataaatgttgtaAAACATTAGAccattttttacattttcatatTCAATTAGTAGcgtacatttattttattgtagagAATTTAAcacaaagatttattttttcaagttaaaaagtataattttatatggtatttaaaaaaattaaaataatattttacaataatttgACTACTACtgattaaaaatatcaagatcACCATTACAAAtagtgattttgatttttatattgaaatagtTCCAATACTAACACAATTTTTACCTTCTTTCAATTGAAAACTTTATCTCAGTTCTTAATAAacgaatatgtttttttttaatcttttattgaaaattttgaaaaggaaaggcaTTGAATAGAAGATATTTCTTTACTGGTTAACAAACCCAACCACTAACCCTGTGGAGCAAGAGGTAACAAACTTCTTTTCATTATGAAATTGCTTggttaattttaacattttaaataaaaaataaaaaataatttaactagattttatataaatttaactaaattaatGGAGTTTATCTCAATGAACATTTAAAccgattcaaaataaaatctaggTCAAGTTTAAATGTTTGTTTAGGAGTTTAAAAACCTatgtttttgtgtatttttttaaaaagtgttttatttgctttaatatatatatatatatatatatatataatttttaacacaaacacattaaaaataatctaacaacatgaaaaaaacattaatttaatatttcttaaaaaattaaagatatttttaaaacaatttcagCGCAATTGAAAACAATTACTAAATCCGTGGGTTATGAATAGATTCAGCGGAATTGTTCTGGTTCAATAATCATAGTCTACCATCAAGGAAGGAATTccgaactttttttttctttaaattaatatttttaacttgaatatGGCTCTACAAATATGCTATATTGCATACGTGTGCGATCACATGAATAAAACATGCAACTGGAATTACTGTATGTTTATGCGAGTTAACACAACTCACACGGGAGAAACAGAGGAGGTCCCTTGTACAAAAAGTAGAATTTAATGACGAGGATGATAAcctaaaaagaaatagaaatccAAGCCTAATCTACCTGGGACCCACCTTAGCAGCACTACTTACAAAATTCATGCCTTGACAGATCGTAAAGTGAccctataaatttatttagaaatgaaccatcagagagagagagagagagggagagattgGTCTCTGCTGTCTCGGAGACTGGTTTGCTATCTGTTCACTGTTGTCCCCAGAAGATCGAATAGCCTTCATCTCATCACGCGGACATAAATTGACAGCCATCATAGCCTGCGGaggatataaaaaagaagactaattacaatgaaaagacaaataataataataataataataatgcaaggTGCGATGTCGTGACAAGCAGCACAAATTAGAAGTATTTGATATGTGATTTACGGGAATTACTAGGATCAACGGTGACTAGCATGGCAGTGCCTCCAAAGGAACAAGTGCCGCCGGCAACTTTGGTCCTCTGCCAGTAACTATTGAAGGCATAGGAAGCATGTGCAAACAACGTGTTGGGCTCAAAGCATGACCCGCTCGGTTGAATCGAGTCACAATCTGCCCCAGACCCACAAGCGTAGTTCATTGCTTCTTGAATGATTGGATCGGGCACCGAAGGCTTGGCAACACACCACAAGGCTGTGTACGGGCTTGTTCTTGGAGATGGTGGCCCTGTCGGAGGTGGATAAACAACAGGTGGTTGAAAAACCCGCGGGCTTGGAACAAATCCAGTTGGAGATGGAATAAAAATGGGCGGGCTAGGGATATAGCTTGGTGGGCTAGGCTCGTAATAAGGGGGACCGGGTTCAGCTTCTGGTGGGCTTGGAACATAGATGGCCGGGCTAGGCACTGATTCCGGCGTGCCTGGCGGACTTGGGACGGCAACTTCTGGTGTTCCCGGAATGTTGACGGGTGGGCCAGGCACAACTTCTGGCGGGCTTGGAGTGACACCAGGTGGACTAGGTACTATTTCGGGTGGATTGGGAATCGGGGTAAATTCGGGCGGGCTTGGTACCACAACAGTTGGGCTTGGAGGTGGGTTTAGGATGGGAAGAACCGGTGGTAGATAAGAGAAGGGTGGCGGAGATGAAGACGGGACGTATCCTGCTGGAGTTGGAATTGTCGTGGAAGGGGGTTGTGGGGTGTTTGGAGGATAAATGCAGAATGGAGGGGCATAATCGGGCAATGAAACTGGTCCTAATGAATCATAAGGTGGCAAGGTAAATGGTGAGCTCACATAGGGACCAGCATTCGATGAACCCATCGTTTCCTTTTGCAGCAGCAACGAAGCCAAGTCAAAGTGCTCTGtcacttttaatttctttgcaTGTCTGTTTACTGAGCTTCTTCCATGCACCGAACCTTTAAATAAGCGCACTGATCTTCTTGCATCTGCTCAAAGGTTATAAAAATAGAGCTATCACCTATCAGTATCCATATCCAATTGCTTCTTAATTATATGCATTGAGATGGCGACTACTGAATATTCAGCAGAAAAAGATAGAAATAAATTCAGCAGAAAAAGATAGAAATAAATTCCAGCACTCCTAATGCTATATAGTTCTATTCTTTCCATCCTTCTTGATCATGGATATGTATTATATATTAGGTAGTTATCAAAACTTGATAGCAGAGCCCACAGCAGTAGCAATTCCAATTTCACAATCTACATGCTATATAAGAATAAGATGGTAAATTATATTAGCTATCAACTTGAAACAAAACGGAGCACTAATCTGTAACCTGAAACAAATAAATGCAGGCCAGAGTGATGTAAATAATTATGGGTGCAAGAACTCGAGGGAGCGAGCGAGCTTACTGCAAAGAGTGAATGAGGT from Populus alba chromosome 8, ASM523922v2, whole genome shotgun sequence encodes the following:
- the LOC118055751 gene encoding uncharacterized protein — its product is MEISKGCKRVCILLLYLTIAATSFTLCNARRSVRLFKGSVHGRSSVNRHAKKLKVTEHFDLASLLLQKETMGSSNAGPYVSSPFTLPPYDSLGPVSLPDYAPPFCIYPPNTPQPPSTTIPTPAGYVPSSSPPPFSYLPPVLPILNPPPSPTVVVPSPPEFTPIPNPPEIVPSPPGVTPSPPEVVPGPPVNIPGTPEVAVPSPPGTPESVPSPAIYVPSPPEAEPGPPYYEPSPPSYIPSPPIFIPSPTGFVPSPRVFQPPVVYPPPTGPPSPRTSPYTALWCVAKPSVPDPIIQEAMNYACGSGADCDSIQPSGSCFEPNTLFAHASYAFNSYWQRTKVAGGTCSFGGTAMLVTVDPSYDGCQFMSA